TGACGGCTTTCACTTTAGGTAAGCTGGTTGAGCTCATTGACAACACATCATATCCCATCGCCATGAGTAAAATAGCGCCCATAGGGTCACCCGCCATTTCTCCACATACGCTCAGGCCCACGCTGTCATCGCGAACTTGATCCACAATGCTCAATAACGCGCGCAGCACAGCAGGATGAAAGGAATTGTATAAATCCGCAACCCGTGGATTATTCCGATCTACCGCCAATAGGTATTGGGTTAAATCGTTGCTACCTACCGATAAAAAATCCACCATTTCAGACAATTCTTTGACCTGATACACCGCCGCCGGAATTTCTATCATCACACCAACTTGGGGCATCTTGACGTGGTAACCTTCCTCTAGCACTTCATCATAGCCACGTCGAATCAAGGCTAAAGCCTCTTCTACTTCGGCGACATTCGAAATCATTGGTAACATGATTTTTAAATTATGCAAATCTGCGCTGGCCTTGATCATGGCACGAATTTGCGCCATAAAAATTTCCAGATGGTCTAAGGTAACTCGAATCCCGCGCCAGCCCAAAAAAGGGTTCGCTTCATTGATAGGAAAATACGGTAAAGCCTTGTCGCCACCAATGTCCAATGTTCTCACGGTCACCGGTGCCGGCGCAAAACCTTCTAATTGTTGACGATAAATCGCCACTTGTTCAGCTTCGGTAGGAAAACGATCGCGTACCATAAAAGGCACTTCGGTACGATACAATCCAATACCTTCGGCCCCCCGGTCCAAAGAGCGCGCGATGTCCGCCGACAACCCCGTATTAACGAACAAAGACAAACGTTGGCCGTCTAGTGTTTCACAGGGCAAGTCTTTGAGCGTTTCGTATTCTTCTTCAAGCAAGCGCTCTTCATTAACAATTTGCTGATAATTTTCTATCAGCGCCTCTGACGGGTAGGTGTAAATTTTGCCTAAATAACCGTCTACGATTAAATCGACTTTATCGAGCTGAGCGTAGGGTAAATCTAACGCGCCCATCACCGTAGGGATACCCATAGCACGTGCCAAAATAGCCACATGAGAGTTGCCTGAACCCATCACCGACACCAAGCCTTTGATCTTATCAATTGGGATTTCACCCAGCATTGATGCCGTCAGCTCTTCACCAATAATAATAGAAGGCTCACTAAAACGTTCGACTACGTTAGGGGCTTTTTCTTGCAGATGCGACAAAATACGCCGACCCAGATCACGAAGATCCGATGCGCGCTCGCGTAAATACGGGTCATCCATACGATCAAACTGACGAATGTGTGCCTGAATAACTTGCCTTAATGCCCCTTGCGCCCAGTTCCCTTCTTTTATTTTTCGAACAATTTCGCCTGCGATCGCATTGTCATCCAAAATCTTCAGATACACATCAAACAGCGCTTTTTCGTCTTCTGAAAGATGCTGACTAATACGATTGCTCGCGCGACGAATGTCTTGCCTAACGGCCTCAAGCGCTTGATAAAAGTCTTGTATTTCTTCTTCAAAGTCGGTGGTACGGCGATCAGGAATCACATCTAAATCGGCGGGAGGAAACACCACCACCCCACGACCTATTGCTACGCCAGAACTGCCTGGAACGCCTTTGTAGCGAAAATCTGAACCGCTTTGTATAGCATTTGGGGTCAAGTCGGTGATCGCCCCTGTCGCTTCCGCATGAGCAATAACACCCGCCAACTGAGCGGACAAGGTAATCAAAAAAGCTTCTTCGCCTTCGTCGAAGCGTCGTTTGTCTTCATGCTGAACCACCAACACACCCAACACTTGACGGTGATGAATGATAGGGACACCAAGAAAAGAGCGGTAACGTTCTTCACCGGAGCCTTTTATGTAATGGAACGAGGGGTGAATATGGGCGTCTTCTAAGTTGACAGGCTCCGCTCTTC
The sequence above is a segment of the Marinomonas sp. IMCC 4694 genome. Coding sequences within it:
- the ptsP gene encoding phosphoenolpyruvate--protein phosphotransferase, with the translated sequence MLSLLRRITQEVTAAQSLSAALDIIVRRVRRAMRAEVCSIYLVDNNTKEYVLMATRGLNADVAGLVSLKADEGLVSLVGRRAEPVNLEDAHIHPSFHYIKGSGEERYRSFLGVPIIHHRQVLGVLVVQHEDKRRFDEGEEAFLITLSAQLAGVIAHAEATGAITDLTPNAIQSGSDFRYKGVPGSSGVAIGRGVVVFPPADLDVIPDRRTTDFEEEIQDFYQALEAVRQDIRRASNRISQHLSEDEKALFDVYLKILDDNAIAGEIVRKIKEGNWAQGALRQVIQAHIRQFDRMDDPYLRERASDLRDLGRRILSHLQEKAPNVVERFSEPSIIIGEELTASMLGEIPIDKIKGLVSVMGSGNSHVAILARAMGIPTVMGALDLPYAQLDKVDLIVDGYLGKIYTYPSEALIENYQQIVNEERLLEEEYETLKDLPCETLDGQRLSLFVNTGLSADIARSLDRGAEGIGLYRTEVPFMVRDRFPTEAEQVAIYRQQLEGFAPAPVTVRTLDIGGDKALPYFPINEANPFLGWRGIRVTLDHLEIFMAQIRAMIKASADLHNLKIMLPMISNVAEVEEALALIRRGYDEVLEEGYHVKMPQVGVMIEIPAAVYQVKELSEMVDFLSVGSNDLTQYLLAVDRNNPRVADLYNSFHPAVLRALLSIVDQVRDDSVGLSVCGEMAGDPMGAILLMAMGYDVLSMSSTSLPKVKAVIRNISMQQAQDMLAEVMKLAHAEAVTQTMTRLMREANIERLIRPSKTTNVD